In the genome of Hydrogenophaga sp. PBL-H3, the window GGAACAGCAGCTTGATCTCAGGGCGGCGCTCGATCAGGCGGGTGACGACCCTGTCGAGCTCTTCGTTGCAATCGGCCAGGCCGGCCAGATCGCGCTCGTCGATGATGGCGGTGGCAAACCGCGGCTCGGCAAAGATCATCACACCGGCCGCACTTTGGATAAGGTGCGCGCAGGTGCGCGAACCGACCACGAGGAAAAAGGCGTCCTGGATCTTGCGGTGCAGCCAGATGATGCCAGTGAGGCCGCAGAACACCTCACGCTGGCCCCGCTCCTTGAGCACGGGCGCATCTGCACAGCCTTTGGACACCGACTGAATAGGGAACACGGCGCTCATGCGTGCACCGCCACGATGCCCGCATGGCCCTGGAGCCGCGCCATGCGCAGCTTGTAGATGAACTGCCCAGCGTTGACCACGTAAGCGGCGTAGGCGGCGAGCGCCAGCCACATCAGGCCACGGGCATCCAGCGCGCCGGTCAGCAGCGCCAGCAGATACGCCGTGTGCAGGGCCAGCACCAGCATGCTGAACACGTCTTCCCAATAGAACGCCGGCGCAAACAGGTAGCGGCCGAAGACCACCTTCTCCCAGATGCATCCCGTGACCATGATGGTGTAGAGCGCCAGTGTCTTGATGACCACCGACACAGTGGCGGCACTTTGTCCTTCACCGGTGGCCAGAAATCGCAACACCAGCCCCAGGCTGACCAGAAACACCAGGAACTGCACCGGCGCCAGGATGCCCTGCACCAGCGTCCACACCGTGGCGTCTCGCCGCACCCGCTCTTCGGGCGTGTACAGAGGGCGACTGGCGGGCCGCTGGCGTTCGGGGTGCATCTGGTGTGTCTCCATGGATAGCGCTTGGATCCAATTTAGATGCTCCATCCATTTGTGTCAACTTAAATTGACGTATTTATTAATTGACACCTACAGCTGGCCCCGGTACAGTTTTTTGGACAGAAAATCGAAATGTTTTGACGCGCAAGGTTGACAGCAGTACAACGCTTTCCAAGCGCCGGGCGGCGGGTCGAAGGGTCGACTCGCCGGACTCCGACGGGATACCGCCCGACCACTTCTGATCTCGTAAGAAAGCCTCGGCAAGCACCGCGGCACCTGCGTATCGGCACAACGCAAGCGCACCAGGAGACAGACACATGGGTTCGTATTCCAGGCAAACGTCGGCCCAAGAGACAGAGCTCTTTGGCACGCCACCCCTTGACGGCTGGGCCGAATCCGTCTGCGGCCCCGCCGGCACGCCGGGTATCGACGATCTCCTGCGCATGGACCCGCCCGAAGCCTCCAACGACGATGGACTGCGCTCTGTGCTGCTGGCCAAGGCGGTGGAGTACGAAATCATCCCCCGGCTGATGCTGGCGCATCGGGTGGCCAGGGACGGAGCGGCGCACCCGGTCTCGCTGGGCGAGCACGTGGCACGGGAAGATGTGATCCCGTTCGCCGAAATGGTGCTTCACGACGACGACGCAGCCTTGCGCGGGTTCATCGCCGCGCTGCGCGATCGGGGCGTGCCCATTGAATCCGTGTTCCTGGACCTGCTGGCACCGGTGGCGCGTTATCTGGGGGAACTCTGGGAACGCGACCTGTGCAGCTTCACCGAGGTCACCGTGGGTCTGGGGCGCCTGCAGCAACTGCTGCGGGAAAACAGCGCTGCCTTCGCCCAGTTCACCAGCGAAGCAACCAGCGACAAGGCCCGGCGGGTGCTGCTGATGCCCTGCCCGGGCGAGCAGCACACCTTTGGCTTGTCACTGGTTGGCGAGTTCTTTCACCGTGCGGGCTGGGAGGTGGTCACCAGTTTCGTGGCCACCGATGGCGCGCCCGGCATGGTGCAGAAAGACTGGTTTGATGTGGTCGGTTTTTCGCTCGGATGCGAGACCGGTATCGAGCGGCTGGGCGAAACCATGGAGCAGGTTCGACGCAAGAGCCTCAACCCCGGCATCTCTATAATTGCAGGCGGTGCAATCTTTGGTTTGCACCCGGAGTTCGGCAACAGGCTCACCGCCGACGCCATCATCACCGATGGCCCTGCTGCACCGGCGCTGGCTGCAAAGCTGCTGGCCGACAGCAAAGCGCGAAGTCAGGTTTGAAGCGCCGTTCACCACCATAGTGATTTTGCTAGGACCACGAAAGCTCAACATGCCGCAGGCGTCACAAGCCTATGTCCACAAGCCGTTTGAGAAGGCTGGCCAGTTCCTCGACGGCCTGGATGCAGATGCCGCCGCGGAGCTTGTCACGGCGTCCGCCGACGTGGTTCTCATTCTGGACACTGACGGTGTGATCCGGGACATGGCGCTCATCGGCAAAGACATGATGGGCCTGGGCTGCCAGGAGTGGATCGGAAAACCCTGGATCCAGACCGTCACGGTCGAGAGCAAACCCAAGATCGAGGACCTGCTCGGCCATCCCGACAAGCAAGGTGCGGACAACATCCGCTGGCGCCATGTGAACCACCCCATGACCGACCGGGCTGACCTGCCGTTGTCCTACTCGGTGGTGCAGGTTCATCGCAAGGTCAAAGGCAAGACCGATCAGGTCTCGCACACCGTGGCCTTTGGCCGCGACCTGCGCGGTCAGGTGGCGCTGCAACAGCGCCTGGTCACGGCCCAGCAATCCATGGAACGCGACTACTGGCGGCTGCGCCAGGTGGAAACGCGTTACCGCCTGCTGTTCCAGATGGCCTCGGAGCCGGTGCTCATCCTCGAAGGCTCGGTCGACAAGCTTGAAGAAGCCAATCCCGCCGCTCACGAGCTGTTTGGCGAGCCATCCCGCCTGCCGGGCTGGACCCTGCTCAGCAGTCTGGACGTGCCCAGCCAGGCGGCCGTGCGCGACATGCTGGACCGCCTGCGCTCCAGTGGCCGGGCCGACCCCTGCACCATCCGCCTGATCGACTCCACCCAGGACATGGTGGTGGCGGCCTCCCAGTTCCGCCAGGAAAACACCCTGCATTTCCTGCTGCGCTTCACCCGCCCGATGGACTCGGTGGCGCCGAGCCTCTCAGCCAGCAAGCGCCAGTTGCTCCAGGTAATGGAGAGCGCGCCCGATGCGCTGGTCGTCACCGATCTCGACGGCCGCATCCTGAGTGCCAACCGTGCATTCCTCGACCTCGGCCAGCTGGCCAGCGAGGACCAGGCCCGCGGCGAAGTGCTCGAGAAATGGCTGGGTCGCACCGGGGTCGATTTCCGGGTGCTGCTCACGAACTTGCGCCAGCACGGCAGCGTGCGCCTGTTTGCCACCCTGATGCGCGGCGAATACGGCTCCACCTCCGAAGTGGAAATTTCCGCCGTGGCGGTGAACGCGGGCTCGCAGCGCTGCCTGGGTTTCACCATCCGCGACGTGGGCCGCCGGCTGGGCATCGAGACCCGCGCCAGCAAGGAACTGCCCCGCTCGGCCAGCCAGATGACCGAGCTGGTCGGCCGGCTCCCGCTCAAGGACATCGTGCGCGAAACCACCGACCTGATCGAGCAGCTGTGCATTGAGGCTGCCCTGGAGCTCACCGGCGACAACCGCGCCTCGGCCGCTGAAATGCTCGGCCTCTCCCGCCAGAGCCTCTACATCAAGCTGCGCCGCTTCGGCATTCTTGAAGGTGTGAGCGAAGACACTCATTGACAGGGGACACCCCCCGCGCCGCTTTGCGGCTCCCCCCTCTCTCGCCTGCGGCGGGAGGGGGGCGGCAGCTGGGACCGGCGGAGCCGGATCCGCGCTGCCCCTGGTCAAGACCAGCCTTTCTCCGGCTGGTTTTTTTTCGTCTGGACGGCTGTGGTTCCAACCCATGTTCACCCGGGTTTTCCCTTGATTTACACTTGTAGTGTCATTTTTCTTTGACACTTTTTGATGGTGGGGGTACAACCTTTTTCATGCAACTCCCTGCCCTGTCGGCTGTCACCGAGCTGTTCAAACCCATCACCTGGTTTCCGCCGATGTGGGCTTTTGCCTGCGGTGTGGTGGCCTCGGGTGTCTCCATGGACGGTCGCTGGTTGATGGCGGTGGTGGGGGTGGCGCTGGCGGGGCCGCTGGTGTGCGCCACCAGCCAGGCCGTGAACGACTGGTACGACCGCCACGTGGACGCCATCAACGAGCCGCAGCGACCGATTCCCTCGGGGCGCATTCCTGGCCACTGGGGTCTGTACCTGGCGATTGCCTGGACGCTGGTGTCGCTGGCTGTGGCCACAGCGCTCGGCCCCTGGGGTTTTGGTGCGGCAGCGCTCGGCCTGTTGCTCGCCTGGGCCTACAGCGCGCCCCCGGTGCGGTTGAAGGAAAACGGCTGGTGGGGCAATGCGGCTTGTGGCATCAGCTACGAGGGCATTGCCTGGATCACCGGCGCGGCCGTGATGGCCGGTGGTGCCATGCCCGGCGGTGAATCGCTGGTGCTGGCCGCGCTCTACAGCGCCGGCACCCACGGCATCATGACGCTCAACGACTTCAAGGCGGTGGCCGGTGACCGCCAGATGGGCGTGCGCTCGCTGCCGGTGCAGCTGGGTGTGAAGCGAGCCGCGCGCGTCGCTTGCTGGTTCATGGCGGTGCCGCAGGTGGTCGTGATTGCCTTGCTGGTGGCCTGGGGCCAGCCCTGGCATGCGGCAGGCGTGACCGGCCTGCTGCTGGCGCAGGGCGCGATGATGCGCCACTTCCTGGCCGACCCGACCCCCCGTGCACTCTGGTACAGCGGCTTCGGCGTGCCGCTGTTCGTGTCGGGAATGATGGTCAGCGCGTTCGCGCTGCGGGGCATGGCGGGAGCGGGCGCATGACACCGTTTGGCTGGGGCAGCATCGCACGCCTCGGCCTGGTGCAGATGGCGTTGGGAGCCATCGTGGTGCTGACCACGTCCACGCTCAACCGCGTGATGGTGGTGGAGCTGGCCCTGCCGGCCTTGCTGCCGGGCATGCTGGTCGCCCTGCACTACCTGGTCCAGATCGCACGTCCACGCATGGGCCACGGCTCCGACGTGGGCGGGCGCCGCACACCCTGGATCGTGGGGGGCATGGCGGTGCTGGGCATCGGCGGTGTGGTCGCCGCCGCAGCCACAGTGTGGATGGCCACCGACAGACCTGCCGGCATTGCACTGGCGATGCTGGGCTTTGCCCTTGTGGGACTCGGCGTGAGCGCCAGCGGCACGTCTCTGCTCGTGATGCTGGCCAAGCGGGTGCCTGAAACCCGTCGCGCTGGCGCCGCCACGCTGGTCTGGATGATGATGATCGCCGGCTTCGCACTCACCGCCGGCCTGGCGGGTCACCTTCTGGAGCCCTATTCGCCCGAGCGCCTGCTGGCCGTGACGGCCGGCGTGTCGCTGATCGCCTTCGCGCTCACGCTCGTGGCACTGCGCGGGCTCGAAGGCACCGAAGTCCGCTACGAAACGCAGCACCCGGACGACAAGCCTGGCTTCAGGGAAGCACTCGCCCAGGTGTGGAGCGAGCCTGTGGCGCGGCGCTTCACCGTCTTCGTGTTCGTCTCGATGCTGGCCTACAGCGCGCAAGACCTGATCCTGGAGCCGTTTGCCGGCACGGTGTTCGGCTACACGCCGGGCGCCTCCACCCAGCTCTCGGGCGTGCAACACGGCGGCGTGCTGGCGGGCATGCTGCTGGTGGCGTTCTCGGGCGCGCTGGCGGCCCGCTTCCCCTGGCACCCGGTGCTGGGGCGCATCGGCTCGCTGCGCGGCTGGACCATCGGCGGATGCATTGCCTCCGCCCTAGCGCTGCTGGGTCTCACGCTCGCGGGCCTGCAGGGCGAGGGCTCGCCGCTGAAGGCCACGGTGTTTGCGCTGGGCGTGGCCAACGGCGCGTTCTCCATCGGTGCCATCGGATCGATGATGCGACTCGCCAGCGAGGGACGCCAGTCGCGCGAAGGCGTTCGCATGGGCCTGTGGGGCGCCGCGCAGGCCGTGGCGTTTGGCCTGGGCGGCCTGGTGGGCACCGGTGCGAGCGATCTGGCGCACTGGCTCATCGCCACCCCCGGCTCGGCCTACGCCACGGTGTTCGCACTTGAAGGCCTGGTCTTCCTGATCTCGGCCGCACTGGCCTGGCGCATCTCGGCGCCAGCGCCCAGCAGCCCAGCGCGAGCAACGCCTTTCTCCAACGCCGGTGACGCATTCGCCGTCGGCACCAACCACAGGCAACTGTCATGAACACAGACGAAATCTTCGACGTGGTGGTGATCGGTGGCGGCCCTGCCGGTGCCACAGCCGCCCACGAGCTGGCCCGCCAGGGCCGATCCGTGTTGTTGCTCGACCGGGCCGGACGCATCAAACCGTGTGGTGGCGCCATACCACCGCGCCTGATCAAGGACTTCAACATCCCCGATGAATTGCTGGTGGCCAAGGCCCAGTGCGCGCGCATGATCGCGCCCTCCAACAAACACGTCGACATCCCGATCGACAACGGCTTTGTGGGCATGGTCAACCGAGAGTCGTTTGACGAATGGCTGCGCGCCCGCGCCCAGACTGCAGGCGCAGTGCGGCGCACCGGCGTCTTTGAAAAACTCAGCCGCGATGCGGACGGCACGAGCATCGTTCACTACTCGGCACGCGAGCGCCACCAGCGTGGCGATGGCACACCAGCGCAGGTGCGCGCCCGTGTCATCGTGGGGGCCGATGGCGCAAAGTCGCAGGTGGCCCGCCAGGGCGCTGTGCCTGGCGTGGAGGACACGCAGTACGTGTTCGCGTACCACGAGATCGTGCGCGCACCCACGCAAGAAGCCCGACCCGCGGAATACGACGGCACGCGCTGCGATGTGTACTACCAGGGCCGCTTCTCCCCCGACTTTTACGGCTGGGTCTTCCCGCACGGCGACACCATGAGCATCGGCACCGGCAGCGCCGACAAGGGGTTTTCGCTGCGTGGCTCGGTGCAAAAAATGCGCGAGGCCAGTGGACTGTCCGGCCTTGAAACGCTCCGCCGCGAAGGCGCACCGCTGCCCATGAAGCCGCTGCGCCGCTGGGACAACGGCCGCGACGTGGTGCTGGCTGGTGACGCCGCCGGTGTGGTGGCGCCGGCCTCGGGCGAAGGCATCTACTACGCCATGCTCGGTGGTGAACTCGCCGCCCAAGCCGCGCATGAGATGCTGGCCACTGGCGATGTGCGTGCGCTCAAGCTGGCCCGCAAG includes:
- a CDS encoding geranylgeranyl diphosphate reductase — encoded protein: MNTDEIFDVVVIGGGPAGATAAHELARQGRSVLLLDRAGRIKPCGGAIPPRLIKDFNIPDELLVAKAQCARMIAPSNKHVDIPIDNGFVGMVNRESFDEWLRARAQTAGAVRRTGVFEKLSRDADGTSIVHYSARERHQRGDGTPAQVRARVIVGADGAKSQVARQGAVPGVEDTQYVFAYHEIVRAPTQEARPAEYDGTRCDVYYQGRFSPDFYGWVFPHGDTMSIGTGSADKGFSLRGSVQKMREASGLSGLETLRREGAPLPMKPLRRWDNGRDVVLAGDAAGVVAPASGEGIYYAMLGGELAAQAAHEMLATGDVRALKLARKRFMKLHGTVFTVLGIMQWFWYVNEKRRERFVKICEDRDVQQLTFESYMNKQLTRKKPMAHVRIFLKDVSHLLGFARV
- the bchF gene encoding 2-vinyl bacteriochlorophyllide hydratase, yielding MHPERQRPASRPLYTPEERVRRDATVWTLVQGILAPVQFLVFLVSLGLVLRFLATGEGQSAATVSVVIKTLALYTIMVTGCIWEKVVFGRYLFAPAFYWEDVFSMLVLALHTAYLLALLTGALDARGLMWLALAAYAAYVVNAGQFIYKLRMARLQGHAGIVAVHA
- the ppsR gene encoding transcriptional regulator PpsR — protein: MPQASQAYVHKPFEKAGQFLDGLDADAAAELVTASADVVLILDTDGVIRDMALIGKDMMGLGCQEWIGKPWIQTVTVESKPKIEDLLGHPDKQGADNIRWRHVNHPMTDRADLPLSYSVVQVHRKVKGKTDQVSHTVAFGRDLRGQVALQQRLVTAQQSMERDYWRLRQVETRYRLLFQMASEPVLILEGSVDKLEEANPAAHELFGEPSRLPGWTLLSSLDVPSQAAVRDMLDRLRSSGRADPCTIRLIDSTQDMVVAASQFRQENTLHFLLRFTRPMDSVAPSLSASKRQLLQVMESAPDALVVTDLDGRILSANRAFLDLGQLASEDQARGEVLEKWLGRTGVDFRVLLTNLRQHGSVRLFATLMRGEYGSTSEVEISAVAVNAGSQRCLGFTIRDVGRRLGIETRASKELPRSASQMTELVGRLPLKDIVRETTDLIEQLCIEAALELTGDNRASAAEMLGLSRQSLYIKLRRFGILEGVSEDTH
- a CDS encoding cobalamin B12-binding domain-containing protein; protein product: MGSYSRQTSAQETELFGTPPLDGWAESVCGPAGTPGIDDLLRMDPPEASNDDGLRSVLLAKAVEYEIIPRLMLAHRVARDGAAHPVSLGEHVAREDVIPFAEMVLHDDDAALRGFIAALRDRGVPIESVFLDLLAPVARYLGELWERDLCSFTEVTVGLGRLQQLLRENSAAFAQFTSEATSDKARRVLLMPCPGEQHTFGLSLVGEFFHRAGWEVVTSFVATDGAPGMVQKDWFDVVGFSLGCETGIERLGETMEQVRRKSLNPGISIIAGGAIFGLHPEFGNRLTADAIITDGPAAPALAAKLLADSKARSQV
- the chlG gene encoding chlorophyll synthase ChlG is translated as MQLPALSAVTELFKPITWFPPMWAFACGVVASGVSMDGRWLMAVVGVALAGPLVCATSQAVNDWYDRHVDAINEPQRPIPSGRIPGHWGLYLAIAWTLVSLAVATALGPWGFGAAALGLLLAWAYSAPPVRLKENGWWGNAACGISYEGIAWITGAAVMAGGAMPGGESLVLAALYSAGTHGIMTLNDFKAVAGDRQMGVRSLPVQLGVKRAARVACWFMAVPQVVVIALLVAWGQPWHAAGVTGLLLAQGAMMRHFLADPTPRALWYSGFGVPLFVSGMMVSAFALRGMAGAGA
- a CDS encoding BCD family MFS transporter, which gives rise to MTPFGWGSIARLGLVQMALGAIVVLTTSTLNRVMVVELALPALLPGMLVALHYLVQIARPRMGHGSDVGGRRTPWIVGGMAVLGIGGVVAAAATVWMATDRPAGIALAMLGFALVGLGVSASGTSLLVMLAKRVPETRRAGAATLVWMMMIAGFALTAGLAGHLLEPYSPERLLAVTAGVSLIAFALTLVALRGLEGTEVRYETQHPDDKPGFREALAQVWSEPVARRFTVFVFVSMLAYSAQDLILEPFAGTVFGYTPGASTQLSGVQHGGVLAGMLLVAFSGALAARFPWHPVLGRIGSLRGWTIGGCIASALALLGLTLAGLQGEGSPLKATVFALGVANGAFSIGAIGSMMRLASEGRQSREGVRMGLWGAAQAVAFGLGGLVGTGASDLAHWLIATPGSAYATVFALEGLVFLISAALAWRISAPAPSSPARATPFSNAGDAFAVGTNHRQLS